CACGCGGTTGTTGCGGATGACCGTTGCGTCGTTCGGCGGCGTGCCGGCCTGCGCGTTGTAGCTGTGCACGGCGATGCCGGCGATCGCGCTTCTGCTGACGCGGTTGCCCTCGATGACGTTGCGGTCCGCCCCGGGGCCCTCAACCCGGATGCCGATGTTCTGCACCGCTCGGCCGCGCCCCATGGGGCCCTGCCCGGGGCCGGTGCCGCACGTCGTCGGTCGCCCGTCCGGCGTCTGGTTCAGCACGTCGTTGTCGCGCACGTCGTTGTGGGCGACACGGTTGTCGTTGGAGTCGCCGACGAGAGCGATCCCTGACAGTGGGCCGTTTCGGTAGACGCGGTTGTGCGCGATGACGTTCTCGCTCGAGTCGGTCACGGTGATGCCTTCGCCGAAGATGCAGATGATGTCGTTGTCGACGTCGACGTCGTCGGGGTCGGCGTTCCTGCCGGTCAGGACCCGGTAGTTCACGTTGTCCTCGGCGGTTATCTCCTCGACGGTGTTGCCACCGCCTCCCTGGATGGCCACGCCCGCGTCGAAACCCGTGACCGTGCCGTTGCGGACAGTGACACCGCGGACACCGCGGAGGAGGATGCCGGCCCGGCACCGGCTGTCCCGCGCGGTGGGGTCGCCGATGATGGTGTGCCCGTTCAGGTCCACGGTGATGTCATCGGCAGTTATGACGAGGCCGTCGCCCGAGCACGGTCCGACGTCCTTGTTCAGGGTGATGCTGCGGGTGATCTCCTCGCCGCAACTGACGTCACTGGTCTCGTTCACGTTCCGTCTCCTCGTCGAGGTGGCAAGACGGGGCAGTCAACACCAACCTGGCATTTGCCGGTAGTTGCGGGGAACATCTACCCAAAGGTGCGCTGTGGCTGCCCAGCGCGAGGGGAGGGTCAGTAACCACCGCCCCCTTCGGCGAGACGCGGTCCGTACGGTGCGGCGTCGAGCCACCTGCCCAAACGGGGGACGCGGGTGGCGAGTCGGGCAGCGGTCTCCTGGCGGAGGCGCGTGCCAAGGCCTTTCGCCTCCATGAACGCCAGCGCCTGCCGCGCGGCGTCGCGGTTGCGCAGCGCCGCCGCCCGCCGTTCGCCGGCGAAGGTGTCGAGCGCCGCGTGTGCCAC
The genomic region above belongs to Egibacteraceae bacterium and contains:
- a CDS encoding right-handed parallel beta-helix repeat-containing protein is translated as MNETSDVSCGEEITRSITLNKDVGPCSGDGLVITADDITVDLNGHTIIGDPTARDSRCRAGILLRGVRGVTVRNGTVTGFDAGVAIQGGGGNTVEEITAEDNVNYRVLTGRNADPDDVDVDNDIICIFGEGITVTDSSENVIAHNRVYRNGPLSGIALVGDSNDNRVAHNDVRDNDVLNQTPDGRPTTCGTGPGQGPMGRGRAVQNIGIRVEGPGADRNVIEGNRVSRSAIAGIAVHSYNAQAGTPPNDATVIRNNRVSETGKSTHEMDPHAHGITVMRMGPAFVRPPNDVTIEGNNSSHNFGHGISVAGRESRGHTIRNNVVNRNRGAGILLEGPSEGLAGVTDSTLTGNRGRNNAIDGVDGNDDCGANRWTRNRFGTVNQPCVANEGSGSVAGPTAAVRSVSAR